The proteins below come from a single Takifugu flavidus isolate HTHZ2018 chromosome 6, ASM371156v2, whole genome shotgun sequence genomic window:
- the gpank1 gene encoding G patch domain and ankyrin repeat-containing protein 1, which translates to MATFGFNPATEQERFSIETIKSSRSILTTSALSGEEVRNFYENLMKDDGRQDKNKHRKPESRRRSRRRVRVHSDVPVQRGTGDGGGHQTGEPGHTERSRELMGLRFLHCAHEGNISGLKDLLSKGVDINFQDAFFWTAMMCASWSGQTDAVKLLLENGAAWVGVVDTQGRDAKDLALEAGQRAVLEELDNFGRDQQTTTNTQSDSSVPQPQWCDVCQTEYSSSSLSEHLSTTLHQFSLRRPPPTPYYCLPPSSNSYKMMVRSGWKPGTGLGPEGGGRHQPVSTVLKRDQKGLGFGGGAKAKVTHFGARDRDAVKPPSNEKDERGGKAKRRQEERKEQKDKNWERDFRCSFYL; encoded by the exons ATGGCTACTTTCGGCTTCAATCCTGCTACAGAACAGGAGCGTTTTAGTATCGAAACAATTAAAAGTTCCAGATCCATTTTAACCACCAGTGCACTTAGTGGAGAAGAAGTCAGAAATTTCTACGAAAACTTAATGAAAGATGATGGCAGACAGGACAAAAATAAACATCGTAAGCCAGAATCCCGAAGAAGATCAAGAAGGAGGGTCAGAGTTCACTCAGATGTTCCAGTGCAACGAGGTACTGGGGACGGGGGAGGCCACCAAACCGGAGAGCCGGGTCACACAGAACGATCCAGGGAGCTGATGGGGCTCAGGTTCCTGCACTGTGCTCATGAAGGGAACATCTCTGGCCTCAAAGACCTGCTGTCAAAGGGGGTCGACATCAACTTCCAG GACGCTTTCTTCTGGACAGCGATGATGTGCGCAAGCTGgtctggacagacagatgctgtTAAACTGCTGTTAGAGAATGGAGCCGCCTGGGTCGGGGTGGTTGATACCCAGGGCAGGGACGCTAAAGACCTGGCCCTGGAAG CGGGTCAGCGGGCAGTTTTGGAGGAGTTGGACAACTTTGGCAGAgaccaacaaacaacaacaaacactcaGTCTGATAGCAG TGTTCCTCAGCCTCAGTGGTGTGACGTGTGCCAAACtgagtacagcagcagcagcctgtcagaaCATCTATCAACAACCCTGCATCAGTTCAGCCTGCGGcgccccccacccaccccataTTATTGTCTCCCACCATCCAGCAACAGCTACAAGATGATGGTTCGTTCAGGCTGGAAACCAGGAACAGGACTGGGACCAGAGGGTGGTGGGCGGCATCAGCCAGTGTCCACTGTTTTAAAGAGGGACCAGAAAGGGCTGGGATTTGGAGGGGGGGCAAAAGCCAAAGTGACTCACTTTGGAGCCCGGGATCGAGATGCGGTGAAGCCACCATCCAACGagaaagatgagagaggaggaaaagccaagaggagacaggaggagaggaaggagcaaaaagacaagaactggGAAAGAGATTTTCGATGTTCCTTCTATCTTTGA
- the LOC130526852 gene encoding cytochrome P450 3A30-like isoform X1, with protein MNYLPLFALETWILLITFTCLFVMYGKRTFGIFEKLGISGPKPTMYFGSICKYNNVYYLDDQECAQKYGKIWGTYELRKPMLVVMDPDLLRTILVKECFTHFTNRRNFYLNGDLYDAVNIAEDDDWRRIRNVLSPLFTTGRIKQIFSLMKRQSSKLTSSLEPKAENEEVISIKDFFGAYNMNVATGVLFGMEMEPSLPIKHASKLFKFPIPLFMIQGCFPILLPLLQLMGFSLFPRDSFAFVKKIVEKIRAERDGGSHQVCTGRTRMLTTYTSTEFDFLQHMISTQKNDGLTDHEIVSQLTVLLTGGYETSTLALTLSIYSLATNPGSMNRLQEEIDATFPDGAPVTYEALMQMEYVDCVINECLRLYPPAARLERTAKETVEISGITIPRNMTVMVPIFALHRDPEHWPEPEEFKPDRFSKQNKGRINPYTYLPFGIGPRNCLGMRLALVIVKLALVETLQKYSFSVCKETEIPFKMDPNTFVGPINPIKLRVVRR; from the exons ATGAACTATCTCCCCTTGTTCGCGTTGGAAACATGGATTCTGCTCATCACATTTACCTGCTTATTTGTCAT GTATGGAAAGAGGACTTTTGGAATATTTGAGAAACTTGGAATCTCGGGGCCTAAACCGACGATGTACTTTGGATCAATTTGCAAATACAACAAT GTTTACTACCTGGATGACCAAGAGTGTGCTCAGAAATATGGAAAAATATGGGG CACCTATGAGCTGAGGAAGCCCATGCTGGTTGTGATGGACCCTGACCTGTTGAGGACCATCCTGGTGAAAGAGTGTTTCACACACTTCACCAACCGGCGG aaCTTCTATCTGAACGGAGATTTATACGATGCCGTTAACATCGCCGAGGACGATGACTGGAGGCGCATCCGGAACGTCCTCAGCCCTCTCTTCACCACCGGCCGTATAAAACAG ATCTTTAGTCTCATGAAGCGTCAAAGCAGCAAACTGACCAGTAGCTTGGAGCCCAAAGCTGAAAATGAAGAAGTCATCAGTATTAAAGA CTTTTTTGGTGCCTACAACATGAACGTAGCCACGGGCGTCTTGTTCGGCATGGAAATGGAGCCGAGCCTCCCCATTAAACACGCCTCAAAGCTGTTCAAATTCCCCATTCCGCTCTTCATGATCCAAG GGTGTTTTCCcattctgcttcctctgctgcagctgatgggtttctccctttttcctcGGGATTCCTTTGCCTTTGTTAAAAAGATTGTGGAGAAGATCAGAGCCGAGCGCGACGGCGGCTCACACCAGGTCTGCACAGGACGCACCAGGATGCTCACGACCTACACATCCACG gaaTTCGATTTTCTCCAGCATATGATCAGCACTCAGAAGAACGACG GTCTGACGGATCACGAGATCGTGTCCCAGCTGACCGTGCTTTTGACGGGCGGTTACGAGACCAGCACCCTCGCCTTGACGCTCTCCATCTACAGCCTGGCCACAAACCCAGGCAGCATGAACcgcctgcaggaggagatcGACGCCACCTTCCCCGACGGG GCGCCGGTCACGTATGAGGCTCTGATGCAGATGGAGTACGTGGACTGTGTCATCAACGAGTGTCTGAG GCTTTACCCCCCGGCTGCACGTCTGGAACGCACAGCCAAGGAGACGGTGGAGATCAGCGGAATCACCATCCCTAGGAACATGACCGTCATGGTTCCGATCTTCGCTCTGCACCGCGACCCCGAACACTGGCCCGAACCAGAGGAGTTTAAACCCGACAG ATTCAGCAAGCAGAACAAGGGGAGGATCAACCCCTACACGTACTTGCCATTCGGGATCGGCCCGCGCAACTGTCTGGGGATGCGTCTCGCTCTGGTGATAGTCAAACTGGCCTTGGTGGAAACGTTGCAGAAATACAGTTTCTCAGTCTGCAAAGAGACAGAG ATCCCTTTTAAGATGGATCCTAACACCTTTGTGGGGCCTATAAATCCAATCAAACTCAGGGTGGTGAGACGCTGA
- the LOC130526852 gene encoding cytochrome P450 3A56-like isoform X2 produces the protein MNYLPLFALETWILLITFTCLFVMYGKRTFGIFEKLGISGPKPTMYFGSICKYNNVYYLDDQECAQKYGKIWGTYELRKPMLVVMDPDLLRTILVKECFTHFTNRRNFYLNGDLYDAVNIAEDDDWRRIRNVLSPLFTTGRIKQIFSLMKRQSSKLTSSLEPKAENEEVISIKDFFGAYNMNVATGVLFGMEMEPSLPIKHASKLFKFPIPLFMIQGCFPILLPLLQLMGFSLFPRDSFAFVKKIVEKIRAERDGGSHQEFDFLQHMISTQKNDGLTDHEIVSQLTVLLTGGYETSTLALTLSIYSLATNPGSMNRLQEEIDATFPDGAPVTYEALMQMEYVDCVINECLRLYPPAARLERTAKETVEISGITIPRNMTVMVPIFALHRDPEHWPEPEEFKPDRFSKQNKGRINPYTYLPFGIGPRNCLGMRLALVIVKLALVETLQKYSFSVCKETEIPFKMDPNTFVGPINPIKLRVVRR, from the exons ATGAACTATCTCCCCTTGTTCGCGTTGGAAACATGGATTCTGCTCATCACATTTACCTGCTTATTTGTCAT GTATGGAAAGAGGACTTTTGGAATATTTGAGAAACTTGGAATCTCGGGGCCTAAACCGACGATGTACTTTGGATCAATTTGCAAATACAACAAT GTTTACTACCTGGATGACCAAGAGTGTGCTCAGAAATATGGAAAAATATGGGG CACCTATGAGCTGAGGAAGCCCATGCTGGTTGTGATGGACCCTGACCTGTTGAGGACCATCCTGGTGAAAGAGTGTTTCACACACTTCACCAACCGGCGG aaCTTCTATCTGAACGGAGATTTATACGATGCCGTTAACATCGCCGAGGACGATGACTGGAGGCGCATCCGGAACGTCCTCAGCCCTCTCTTCACCACCGGCCGTATAAAACAG ATCTTTAGTCTCATGAAGCGTCAAAGCAGCAAACTGACCAGTAGCTTGGAGCCCAAAGCTGAAAATGAAGAAGTCATCAGTATTAAAGA CTTTTTTGGTGCCTACAACATGAACGTAGCCACGGGCGTCTTGTTCGGCATGGAAATGGAGCCGAGCCTCCCCATTAAACACGCCTCAAAGCTGTTCAAATTCCCCATTCCGCTCTTCATGATCCAAG GGTGTTTTCCcattctgcttcctctgctgcagctgatgggtttctccctttttcctcGGGATTCCTTTGCCTTTGTTAAAAAGATTGTGGAGAAGATCAGAGCCGAGCGCGACGGCGGCTCACACCAG gaaTTCGATTTTCTCCAGCATATGATCAGCACTCAGAAGAACGACG GTCTGACGGATCACGAGATCGTGTCCCAGCTGACCGTGCTTTTGACGGGCGGTTACGAGACCAGCACCCTCGCCTTGACGCTCTCCATCTACAGCCTGGCCACAAACCCAGGCAGCATGAACcgcctgcaggaggagatcGACGCCACCTTCCCCGACGGG GCGCCGGTCACGTATGAGGCTCTGATGCAGATGGAGTACGTGGACTGTGTCATCAACGAGTGTCTGAG GCTTTACCCCCCGGCTGCACGTCTGGAACGCACAGCCAAGGAGACGGTGGAGATCAGCGGAATCACCATCCCTAGGAACATGACCGTCATGGTTCCGATCTTCGCTCTGCACCGCGACCCCGAACACTGGCCCGAACCAGAGGAGTTTAAACCCGACAG ATTCAGCAAGCAGAACAAGGGGAGGATCAACCCCTACACGTACTTGCCATTCGGGATCGGCCCGCGCAACTGTCTGGGGATGCGTCTCGCTCTGGTGATAGTCAAACTGGCCTTGGTGGAAACGTTGCAGAAATACAGTTTCTCAGTCTGCAAAGAGACAGAG ATCCCTTTTAAGATGGATCCTAACACCTTTGTGGGGCCTATAAATCCAATCAAACTCAGGGTGGTGAGACGCTGA